One Leptolyngbya ohadii IS1 genomic window carries:
- a CDS encoding AAA-like domain-containing protein: protein MFVTKTAEQSKTQRQRGVVLTPAGLYKLQIAIQALEASEISNSRLTLEKLSERINISSKTLGRLWSLNSGVDQKTLKLCFNALDLELHESDYTRLSKQTQGNHPTKGNQPSFPNLSYPDGPIGLDSPFYIERPPVEALAYQEIVQPGSIIQIRSPKGMGKGSLVLRLLAFCQLQKYRTATLDFCQFDTSCLANFNRFLRCFCFSAAKSLEIEPQLNQHWHEDLGGKLSCSFYFKNYLLKQIEQPIVLVLNDVDHIFEYSDISKQFFLLLRSWYEESRQSSILQKLRIVLVQSTEGRSASNINPSLFDVGMPLRLPELTHAQVQDLAQRYGLNWSPIEVNQLMQLLGGHPLLIQIAFYHICCKGLPLEQLLQQAIDQEEIFKAHLSQLWLTLHRHSDLVEALKSIVNAERGVALSPIQAHFLESQGLICYEGTAARLRCQLYQGYFKQQFQSSQRERVSV, encoded by the coding sequence ATGTTTGTAACCAAGACAGCGGAGCAATCCAAGACACAGCGACAGAGAGGAGTAGTACTAACTCCCGCAGGTCTCTACAAATTGCAGATCGCGATCCAGGCGTTGGAGGCATCCGAGATTAGTAATTCTCGTCTCACCTTAGAAAAGCTCAGCGAGCGGATCAATATTTCTAGTAAAACGCTGGGACGGTTGTGGTCGTTGAATTCAGGTGTGGATCAAAAAACACTGAAGCTGTGTTTTAACGCATTGGATCTGGAACTTCATGAGAGCGATTACACCCGGCTAAGCAAACAAACTCAAGGAAACCATCCTACTAAGGGAAATCAGCCGAGTTTTCCCAATTTGTCCTATCCCGATGGTCCTATCGGGCTTGACTCTCCTTTTTATATCGAACGTCCTCCGGTCGAAGCCCTTGCCTACCAGGAGATTGTTCAACCGGGCAGCATAATCCAAATTCGATCGCCTAAGGGAATGGGCAAAGGTTCCCTGGTGCTGAGGCTTTTGGCATTTTGTCAGCTTCAAAAATACCGTACTGCAACCCTGGATTTTTGTCAGTTTGATACCTCTTGTCTGGCTAATTTCAATCGGTTTTTACGCTGTTTTTGTTTTAGCGCTGCAAAGTCATTAGAGATTGAACCGCAGCTCAATCAGCATTGGCATGAGGATCTGGGCGGTAAGCTAAGCTGTAGCTTTTACTTCAAGAATTACTTGCTCAAACAAATTGAGCAGCCGATCGTTCTGGTGTTGAATGATGTAGATCACATATTTGAATATAGCGATATTTCCAAACAATTCTTTCTACTACTGCGATCGTGGTATGAAGAATCGCGGCAGAGTTCAATTCTACAAAAGCTGCGAATTGTGCTCGTTCAATCGACGGAAGGACGTTCTGCTTCAAACATTAATCCTTCTCTTTTCGATGTGGGAATGCCGCTGCGTTTGCCGGAGTTAACTCATGCTCAGGTTCAGGATTTGGCTCAGCGATATGGCTTGAACTGGAGCCCAATTGAGGTCAATCAACTCATGCAGCTTCTGGGCGGACACCCACTCCTTATCCAGATTGCGTTTTACCATATTTGCTGCAAAGGACTGCCGCTGGAGCAATTGTTGCAGCAGGCGATCGATCAGGAAGAAATTTTCAAAGCCCATTTATCGCAGCTCTGGCTGACACTGCACAGACATTCAGATTTAGTTGAGGCATTGAAATCGATCGTCAACGCTGAGCGCGGAGTAGCTCTAAGCCCGATTCAAGCCCATTTTTTGGAAAGCCAGGGATTGATTTGCTATGAGGGGACGGCAGCTAGGCTTCGCTGTCAGCTTTACCAGGGCTACTTCAAGCAGCAATTCCAGTCTTCTCAAAGAGAGAGGGTATCGGTGTAA
- a CDS encoding outer membrane protein, which translates to MVIQSIRNGQSNSSVNQISPNIKVYWQKISYQLSKSLWLCSSSAFSAAIVLSGSPAWADPGFDSDSNEFGLNFKVTLSADGTQTSDRSPSNPPVEESAAELQPSAPSSELLFETQPLEPSSEPSSEPFSEPPSEPSLEVQPSEPSSTSTSPASASNRSWQFSVEPYFFAPLDVNADVTVSGRSASIDLGLDDILNFDRAFDAGLRLRAQNDRLGFLLDGFYLYAENSGNLGRTFSSGSIFQFVQQNSPGTSAEFAQRFEPQQIQRFVQIGQQIGLNTPVNVTADGTVSVRQITIDAAVSYRVVDTSLNRSAEGTNFYPRLAIAPIAGVRTNILRQTIEVDDIRINGRTIPDRALPPIDRSFRSTRTLVEPLIGAQIDLALSEQWALAFRGDVSGFNIGARQNFTWNVMFGTQYNLSRNVALQLAYRFNGFDFETGEGLRRTELNLRQNGVMLNTIFRF; encoded by the coding sequence ATGGTAATTCAAAGTATCAGGAACGGTCAAAGTAATAGCTCGGTGAATCAGATTTCTCCAAATATTAAAGTTTATTGGCAAAAGATTAGCTATCAATTATCAAAATCGCTGTGGTTATGCTCTAGCAGCGCTTTCTCGGCGGCGATCGTTCTTTCCGGTTCACCTGCCTGGGCAGATCCAGGCTTCGATTCAGATTCCAATGAATTTGGTCTAAATTTTAAAGTTACCCTCAGCGCGGACGGCACACAAACTTCCGATCGATCGCCCAGCAACCCACCTGTGGAGGAATCTGCTGCGGAACTCCAGCCGTCCGCGCCATCTTCTGAGCTATTGTTTGAAACACAGCCATTGGAGCCGTCTTCTGAGCCATCTTCTGAGCCATTTTCTGAGCCACCTTCTGAGCCGTCCCTTGAGGTGCAGCCTTCCGAACCCTCTTCCACTTCGACGTCTCCTGCCTCTGCCTCAAATCGGAGCTGGCAATTTTCAGTAGAACCCTATTTCTTTGCCCCCCTGGACGTGAACGCTGATGTTACTGTCTCTGGGCGAAGTGCCTCGATCGATCTGGGCTTAGATGATATTCTGAATTTCGATCGTGCCTTCGATGCTGGGCTGCGGCTTCGGGCACAAAACGATCGCCTGGGATTTCTGTTGGACGGTTTCTATCTGTATGCTGAAAACAGCGGTAATCTGGGCAGAACCTTTTCTTCGGGCAGCATCTTTCAGTTTGTGCAACAAAATTCCCCCGGAACGTCGGCAGAGTTCGCGCAGCGATTTGAACCCCAGCAAATTCAGCGGTTTGTCCAGATTGGGCAACAAATTGGATTAAATACTCCCGTGAACGTCACTGCGGATGGGACAGTCTCCGTTCGTCAAATCACCATTGATGCTGCGGTTTCCTATCGGGTGGTTGATACTTCGCTGAATCGATCGGCTGAAGGAACGAATTTCTATCCCCGACTGGCGATTGCGCCGATTGCAGGGGTGCGAACTAATATCTTGCGGCAAACGATCGAGGTTGATGATATTCGGATTAATGGTCGAACAATTCCCGATCGTGCTTTGCCTCCGATCGATCGCAGCTTCCGCTCTACCAGAACACTGGTTGAACCTTTGATTGGCGCGCAGATTGATCTGGCGTTATCGGAGCAGTGGGCACTTGCATTTCGCGGCGATGTCTCCGGATTTAATATCGGTGCGCGGCAAAACTTTACCTGGAATGTAATGTTCGGCACTCAGTACAATCTCTCTCGCAATGTTGCGCTTCAGCTTGCCTATCGCTTCAATGGGTTTGATTTCGAGACAGGCGAAGGTCTGAGGCGAACGGAATTAAATCTGCGCCAGAATGGGGTGATGCTCAACACGATATTCCGATTCTAG
- a CDS encoding amidohydrolase, which produces MSFFRNIFPKWWLKRGGLLILGAIATSLLLLFNLSVNLPFLGSQPAQAQRTFEGTPAAKPAYYDRLLSVIDRDGDRLINIFKDIHQNPELGFMETRTAEIIAKELRSLGYEVKTGIGKTGVVGILRNGEGAKVMYRADMDALPVQETTGLPYASTKRVEMEDGDDRYVMHACGHDSHVVWMLGLAKAMAELRSDWKGTLILVAQPAEEGVAGARAMVEDGLYTRHGVPVPDFLLGMHSAPGPTGLIASAPGVQTAGSDPIDILFKGVGGHGSSPHLAKDPIVMAAHAITQYQTIVARAIDPKEAAVITVGSVQAGEANNVIPGEALLKLSLRWFNPEVRQTMLAGIQAVNQSIARTYGMPEDQLPTITTKGGTTPMVNDQSVIDRINPQLANLVGANRLITQFEGTTGSEDVHLLKGDNQNIQFGFVFVGVAEPSLFAKALAEGKQVPFSNHNSNFQVDLNAIPFGAKVASVMTMELLQN; this is translated from the coding sequence ATGTCGTTCTTCCGTAATATTTTTCCTAAATGGTGGCTGAAGCGAGGCGGTCTGCTCATCCTGGGGGCGATCGCCACAAGTCTACTCCTGTTGTTCAATCTGTCGGTTAATTTGCCTTTCCTGGGGTCCCAGCCTGCCCAGGCACAAAGAACCTTTGAAGGCACTCCTGCCGCTAAACCTGCCTATTACGATCGCCTGCTGTCGGTGATTGATCGAGATGGCGATCGGCTGATCAATATTTTCAAAGATATTCATCAAAACCCTGAACTGGGATTCATGGAAACGCGCACGGCAGAAATCATCGCGAAGGAACTGCGATCGCTCGGCTATGAGGTCAAAACCGGGATCGGCAAAACGGGTGTGGTCGGGATTCTACGGAACGGTGAAGGGGCAAAGGTGATGTATCGGGCGGATATGGATGCGCTCCCTGTGCAGGAAACCACCGGATTACCCTACGCCAGCACCAAGCGAGTCGAAATGGAGGATGGGGACGATCGCTATGTGATGCACGCCTGCGGTCACGATTCTCATGTGGTCTGGATGCTGGGACTGGCGAAGGCAATGGCGGAACTGCGATCGGACTGGAAGGGGACGCTGATTCTGGTGGCACAACCCGCAGAGGAGGGAGTTGCAGGCGCAAGGGCAATGGTGGAGGATGGTCTGTACACCCGTCATGGTGTTCCCGTTCCTGACTTTCTGCTGGGGATGCACAGTGCCCCGGGTCCAACTGGATTGATCGCCAGCGCACCGGGTGTTCAAACCGCAGGCAGCGATCCGATCGACATTTTGTTTAAAGGAGTCGGGGGACACGGTTCCTCACCCCATCTGGCAAAAGATCCGATCGTGATGGCTGCCCATGCGATTACGCAGTATCAAACGATCGTGGCACGGGCGATCGATCCAAAGGAAGCAGCGGTGATTACGGTTGGCTCAGTGCAGGCGGGCGAGGCAAATAATGTGATTCCGGGTGAGGCACTGCTAAAGCTGAGTTTACGCTGGTTTAATCCAGAAGTGCGGCAAACCATGCTGGCGGGCATTCAGGCAGTGAATCAGTCGATCGCTCGCACCTATGGAATGCCGGAAGATCAGCTCCCCACGATTACAACCAAGGGGGGAACTACGCCAATGGTGAATGACCAATCGGTCATCGATCGAATTAATCCTCAGCTTGCAAATCTGGTGGGAGCAAATAGACTGATTACGCAGTTTGAGGGGACGACCGGCTCAGAGGACGTTCATTTGCTGAAGGGAGACAATCAAAACATTCAGTTCGGCTTTGTCTTTGTTGGCGTTGCGGAACCGAGTCTATTTGCCAAAGCCCTCGCCGAAGGTAAACAGGTTCCTTTTTCTAACCACAACAGCAACTTCCAGGTGGATCTCAATGCCATTCCGTTTGGCGCGAAGGTTGCCAGTGTCATGACCATGGAGCTGCTGCAAAACTAG